From Lucilia cuprina isolate Lc7/37 chromosome 4, ASM2204524v1, whole genome shotgun sequence:
TCgtttaaaagttaaatgtataagtatttgaatttgtgtgatatttattatttaatttaattataataattttatatgtttaattatCTTCTACGGAAGATAGTTGGGCGACTAATCACTAAACTAAGTCTAAATAATtcgaattaatgtttaaaatctgatttatataaaaaaacaataacaaaaattataccaATCATAAAATGATGGGGTACCATTTTCTCCcgacgaatgtatcatttatgatcagaaaatgagcggatatatgatcattttaatcatgcagaagagtcataaatgacacgaatgttataaaaaattttaaaaaatgctagCTGGCATTCCAGTGgtgctcaaacacatactaccatagttttatttgtgttggtaaagcAGAGAACAggattcaattcaaaataaaagtgtactaataaaatgactacaaactTTGAAGTATATGCTAACTGTCAAAGATTTATTATGGATCTTGACAGcgtatatcaaagtctatatataaaaaactatgaaCAGTTCTCCTACATTAATTCGGCTTTCTCCTACATTAAATTATgggtaaaaagtaaaattaaaattttattcgattattcgacaaaaattatttgattagtcgaataatttttattcgaatgaccACCctaatgcatatgtatatatcaaAACCCCATATACAAACGGCTATGCCATACATtcaacttttttatgtttaggtGTAATATGTACTTATACAAAAAAGttcaacatttaaatattaattttttatataaaaaataccaaccatatttaacaaaaatgagttcaaaaattctttttgtaattatgctgttaatttcttttataggcatatattacaattttttttaatataaacattgtGATAATTTATTATACAACTTACAAGGTCAAGACTTTTCAGCCTATATTTTGCCTATCTAGTaattttgtaagttttaaagtaacattgttttttatttttatttaaaatgatttttgatCCCAATTAAGtttgtaagaaaaatttttataaagaaaagaaaaaaacacttcaAACTGCAAAATGTCACTACAATCAACAGGTTTATACACTTTAAAAAATAGTGCACAATTGGATTGTGTTtgtgaatacatacatacatacatacatacatacatacatacatacatacatacatacatacatgcatgcatacatacatacatacatacatacatacatacatacatacatacatacatacatacatacatacagcaTTAGGTTTCTATGACATAACATAAATttgtatacaactccaaaattatcgtaatttttggaaaatctttaagatttgcaaatgtttacatagaattatataatgtaattacagtggacgtccactagtacgaattatatagtgtcaggccctttcgtagtaccgaaaagttcgtattattgaacaacacattttgtatgtttaaattcaaataatacacatgaaatataggattttatttatttttgttttatttttcatgaaaaattacataacgaaacaaaatataataatatatgtatataaagggacatatttacgtatacgaattgttaatgaaagtttgaaatgaaatatagaaggttttaaattttaatgtttttaaaaatatatgtgccaaagacaatttgcatgtacGTATCTattcttaaaatgtataaaacatgttcagattacataaaactttaattagaaacttgaatggaatatactttcaaaaacaattctctaatttaaaattttctcttaaaaacttggaatagttaaaggatcacatatagtaatgcttaatcccattggaatgtggagtcatactacaatcaaaattgacagttcattcatatataaataacattttacttattagaaaatccataatttaacattgatgtttattactttgcaaaatgattcctacgacattttcaataacagcgcataatattgttctcattggcgatatcattaaatttaatttcctcTTTTTGGTCAtcgaaattgcaaaaaaaaaaattaattacactaattaattgttgatttgtaaatatacatgcagtaaattatgtgtaaaaacaaaacatttgtaataaatacaaaaaacttcaaaattactgaaataataaataaaaacataataaaaacttcattcatacgcaAATGAAACCAGAATTCCCATAAAAATGtgttattcgtactatcgaacagaaaaattgtgactttattcgtattatagagtagacaatgccattcgtattattggacattcgtaataaagagggtacgtactattgTACGTCCACTGTAATTGAATTTGTTACATTATAAACCTCATACAATTTCACCAAAATGGTTTTTTCCTTTAATCGaaatttgttatgttttgtattttatttaaatattttaaactctaTTTTGTACCAAGTTTTCTGCTAGctacatacataatatgtacaTCAACATACGCATAATTTCTTTAGCTTTACAATGATATATAACACTTAATGGTTttaatttaagtgaaatattaacacaatttatacCATGTATTTctatgttattgttttcatgTTAATTTCAacgaattatattaaattaatctatgttaaaattttatgaaaaattcgaaaatttcgaTTACTTTTACTGTAACACAAAAACTTCTGATATGCCATTGAAAACGTCTTTCGAGGACCTCTCTTAAGATACCAAAATTTTATCTTTCCTTTGGAAGAAAtcgaagaaaaaaaatcgtaaaaaaggACCTTTTTATCCTTTTATCTGGGAAAATAGATTTATTGTTAATATCTTACAAATAAATAaggaattaataaaattctacaccaatattttttgcttttattaaatTGGTCAGAGAAAGTTTTTCCCAATCAGCTAACCAtagcttttaaataaacaaaatgaaaatcaaTTAATCGTTAAAAAATGATTACttacaataaaagtaaaaattatagcGAATATGTTTCGCATATTTTCACATTATTTTGCGACATCTATAATTGatcatagaaaaatatataaattaagtcggaaaatatttatatgaaatatagattttttaatatataaaacactaaaaaatatattttgttttaataatttttttgaaatttaattcaaattattttccgTTTCCCTAATAATCTATTACAATTTAACGACTATGACATATCAACAACCAACAGCTGTCCACTTAGTTCGAAACACATgttgaaaaaatcaaacatatgtttgttttttgacaattaatttcgaaaaggagcaaataaaaaccaaaacaacatgtgaaattgtaaacaaaaccgGTGACACATTGAACTACGTACACACACGTTTACAGAAATTaatcatcaaataaaagttaattttatttaactaaataaaaattttaattatttaactacAGTTTATTggatataaaacaaatacaaacataatgGAGGTAGAATTCAGTAAAGAAGATTTTATTTTACcagaaattaaatatgaatgtaAGTAAAAActtgcttttaataaaaaaaaaagaatttcacaagaatttaataaatcttATCATAATTATGTATTTCATCATTCAAACTAATAGATTTGGATCATACAGCCGATGTACAGTAAGTATTTCTTACTAATAATTAATATGATATTTACTATAAATTAATATTCCTCTTGCAGACTTCATGCCTGGGGTGAATCACTTAAAGAGGCTTTCGAACAATGCGGCATGGCCATGTTTGGCTATATGACTGAATTGGATTATGTGACCGTGCAGTCCTGCTATCAAATCGAAGCTAAAGGTGATGATGTTGATGGTTTACTTTTCCATTTTCTCGATGAACTGTTATTCCTTTTCTCCTGTGAACCCTTTTTGATTTGCAAACGCTTAGAAATCACTAAATTTGATTTAGAAACATTTGAGATTGAATGCCGTTGTTATGGTGAACCCTTTGATTTGGATAAACATCCTCAGGGTACTGAAGTAAAGGCTATTACTTACTCTGCTATGCAAATTATACAAGAACCCGAAAAAAATAACTACGAATTATTCGTAATTATTGATATTTAGGTTAagttttcattacttttttattttaagtaaaatacttgtgacttttttagattaaattaagtacatttatattttaaactaaaatgtacctatactgtttttaaattttacaccaCACTGCCTTAATAGttgcaaataatataatttatttattttaattatttatgttttcctTAAAACTAATGTAAATTGCGGGTATATGTTCAGGGTGGTGAAATAATATGTTTCAAatcatttatgattttatttgaatGCATATACCTATCAattatcccagcagttcgacgggacagtcctgaactgaccacttaacatacaacttgtggtggcccctagacACCTGCCTACCCAgatgaccgaccattttaacatgggcttgtcctacgaggaagtctatcgtcactctacaccctacaaagagacgattgcctccgctctcgcttacaaagggacactaaagagacgactgtcttcattctcgattacaaagagtttatttgtgacgaaaagaccaaaaacatacgaattggagtcagccaggtggtaagatattgatggaactaaaatttaaaaatttcaagtgtctactgtccagaatactatgggacaataatgtgacgattgacccaaaagttataaatttgagtcaaccagatggtggtatattagtagaaagttagttcggaagtacaacaaaaaaactacttttaagagtataatctctatgtTACTTGAGAACAGTAACAGTATGTTACTTGAGAAcagtctccgctcccgcttaca
This genomic window contains:
- the LOC111676166 gene encoding protein archease-like, producing the protein MEVEFSKEDFILPEIKYEYLDHTADVQLHAWGESLKEAFEQCGMAMFGYMTELDYVTVQSCYQIEAKGDDVDGLLFHFLDELLFLFSCEPFLICKRLEITKFDLETFEIECRCYGEPFDLDKHPQGTEVKAITYSAMQIIQEPEKNNYELFVIIDI